From the Brevibacillus choshinensis genome, one window contains:
- a CDS encoding DJ-1/PfpI family protein, whose amino-acid sequence MKIQIVLFDGFGELVSFAPFEVLKRAIEEGAPFTVELISSEPKQEVSTSFGVTVKLNDFLRMDNRPDLLIVPGGGWNHKAAHGARKQAELGTLTEMIREMHNEGTIVAGVCTGGMLLAASGILNGRKATMHYLAQNEIIEYGAELLRYRIVDQGNIITARGVTSGLDLGLWITERFASAKIAAAVEYRMEYERRGVVWS is encoded by the coding sequence ATGAAAATACAAATTGTATTGTTTGACGGCTTCGGAGAGCTTGTCTCTTTCGCACCTTTTGAGGTACTCAAAAGAGCGATAGAAGAAGGGGCTCCATTTACGGTTGAACTAATATCAAGTGAACCAAAACAAGAAGTTTCTACTTCGTTTGGAGTTACGGTTAAACTAAATGATTTTTTACGAATGGATAATCGTCCAGATCTGTTAATTGTACCTGGTGGTGGCTGGAATCATAAAGCTGCACATGGGGCACGAAAGCAAGCAGAGCTTGGAACCCTGACCGAAATGATTAGAGAGATGCACAACGAAGGAACGATCGTTGCGGGAGTTTGTACAGGAGGTATGCTACTAGCTGCCTCAGGTATATTGAATGGTCGAAAGGCGACGATGCACTATTTGGCGCAGAATGAAATCATTGAATACGGGGCAGAGCTTCTTCGTTACAGAATTGTTGATCAAGGGAATATTATCACTGCAAGAGGAGTCACTTCAGGACTTGATTTGGGACTTTGGATCACGGAAAGGTTCGCAAGCGCCAAAATTGCAGCTGCGGTTGAATATAGAATGGAATACGAGAGGCGAGGTGTTGTTTGGAGTTAA
- a CDS encoding GNAT family N-acetyltransferase — protein sequence MNPLLLSFPEHFETQRLLIRAPQWGDGQYVNEAIHESVNEMLPWLPFVKNLPSIDDSEAYVRKARLNFLERSDLVLHVFEKNTGQFVGSSGLHRFDWYVRKFEIGYWLRTSRTGDGLMTEAVKGIVAFAISELEANRLDIRCDTRNNASIAVAKKAGFTLEGTLRNVNLNDSGELTDAHIFSIAKGYEFH from the coding sequence ATGAATCCATTACTACTCTCTTTTCCGGAACATTTCGAAACTCAGCGATTACTGATTAGAGCACCGCAATGGGGTGATGGTCAATATGTAAATGAAGCCATACATGAGAGTGTAAATGAGATGCTCCCCTGGCTTCCGTTTGTAAAAAACCTCCCATCCATTGACGATTCGGAAGCCTACGTACGTAAGGCCCGGCTCAATTTTCTAGAGCGCTCAGACTTAGTACTACATGTATTTGAAAAGAATACAGGGCAATTTGTGGGTAGTAGTGGGCTCCATCGCTTTGATTGGTATGTACGCAAATTTGAAATTGGATATTGGCTACGCACATCGCGTACTGGTGACGGTCTAATGACAGAGGCAGTAAAAGGTATCGTTGCCTTTGCCATTTCTGAGCTGGAAGCTAACCGTCTTGATATTCGCTGTGATACCCGGAATAACGCAAGTATAGCTGTAGCTAAGAAGGCAGGTTTTACGTTGGAGGGTACTTTACGCAATGTTAACCTAAATGACTCAGGAGAACTAACTGATGCCCATATCTTTTCAATAGCAAAAGGTTATGAATTTCATTGA
- a CDS encoding DUF92 domain-containing protein, with protein sequence MEWLIGLACSSGIAGTAYLKRSLSGSGLLAAVMLGTVMYALGSAVWFGSLIAFFVSSTFLSKWKKHVKEEAESVYEKTGRRDAGQVFANGGLGLLLCIANWACPHPLWWYAFLGVMAAVTADTWSTEIGGLSRTPPRSIKTGRRVPPGTSGGVSELGMGASLAGGLFIGAVAWMLLAVSGQSAPDAAPSALRPTAWVGIAVLAGIIGSLADSWIGATWQQMYRCGVCGLEIELARHCGRPAVRIRGRAGWNNDAVNVAGSLAGGASAASLALALGLA encoded by the coding sequence GTGGAGTGGTTAATAGGTCTGGCCTGCAGCTCTGGAATTGCGGGGACTGCTTATTTAAAACGATCGCTGTCCGGTTCCGGGTTATTAGCCGCGGTGATGCTGGGCACGGTGATGTACGCGCTCGGAAGCGCGGTCTGGTTCGGCTCCCTTATCGCTTTTTTTGTTTCGTCGACCTTTTTGTCCAAGTGGAAAAAGCATGTAAAGGAAGAGGCAGAGAGCGTTTATGAGAAAACCGGGCGGCGCGATGCCGGACAAGTTTTCGCTAACGGAGGTCTGGGGCTGCTTTTATGCATAGCAAATTGGGCGTGTCCCCATCCGCTTTGGTGGTACGCCTTCCTAGGCGTTATGGCGGCGGTCACAGCCGACACTTGGTCTACAGAAATCGGCGGCTTGAGCCGGACGCCTCCGAGATCGATCAAGACGGGTCGGCGCGTTCCGCCTGGCACGTCCGGAGGCGTTTCTGAACTCGGCATGGGCGCTTCGCTAGCAGGCGGCCTATTTATCGGCGCCGTAGCGTGGATGCTGCTTGCGGTGTCCGGTCAATCTGCGCCGGATGCGGCTCCGTCGGCGCTTAGACCGACCGCCTGGGTCGGAATAGCCGTCTTGGCAGGCATCATAGGGTCGCTGGCCGATTCGTGGATCGGTGCGACATGGCAGCAAATGTACCGTTGTGGCGTTTGCGGTCTCGAAATCGAACTGGCCCGCCACTGCGGCAGGCCAGCCGTGCGAATCCGCGGCCGCGCCGGCTGGAACAACGATGCCGTCAATGTTGCCGGCTCGCTTGCAGGCGGCGCGTCAGCCGCTTCGCTGGCGCTGGCACTCGGCTTAGCCTGA
- a CDS encoding VOC family protein: MKSLGSMNVDVITLFVEDFQKVKAFYQEVFGFQAVYEDEVSSVFNFGNMSVNLLDISESHELMKPGTVATRESGFRFLLTIWVDDVDEVCEELKKRGVALLNGPIDRPWGVRTASFIDPAGHAWEIAKQLP; encoded by the coding sequence ATGAAGAGTTTAGGATCTATGAATGTGGATGTCATTACGCTGTTTGTTGAGGATTTTCAGAAGGTGAAGGCGTTCTATCAGGAAGTATTCGGATTTCAAGCCGTATATGAAGACGAGGTCTCGTCGGTGTTTAACTTCGGGAATATGAGCGTGAACCTTTTGGATATTTCCGAGTCACACGAATTGATGAAACCGGGAACAGTCGCAACACGTGAATCCGGATTCCGTTTCCTACTCACCATTTGGGTCGATGACGTGGATGAGGTCTGTGAAGAATTGAAAAAACGTGGGGTTGCTCTACTGAACGGTCCGATCGACCGGCCGTGGGGAGTGCGAACGGCTTCATTCATCGATCCGGCTGGACATGCCTGGGAGATCGCGAAACAATTGCCATAG
- a CDS encoding sigma-54 interaction domain-containing protein, translating into MPFIDMLMQKDLDNLLDLFYDGVIITDRNGTIVKVNKAYQRLTATSADQLIGMDIRDTVGVQLHSNESSTMRVLEEKRPVTIIQRARLDHEFKELMTTGMPMFNEQHEIEFVVNCVRDMTELSQLKWHLNEIEKMNRNYLEEIKTLKQMQVHENGLVVYSKAMLDVREAALKVAAVDSPVMLRGESGVGKEVIAKFIHRNSKRAKGAFIKVNCGAIPASLMESEFFGYEAGAFTGANKEGKAGFFELADKGTLFLDEIGDMPLDLQVKLLRVLEEQEFRRVGGVKTIRSDVRIIAATNQELETMVEQKTFRKDLYYRLQVYPIVIPPLRERKEEIPLFIEHFLKNYQEKNAIQIQITLEAVQLLCQHNWPGNIRELINVLERMAITCDNNTILPEHLPRELFGNLGKIIPKTFQEEIDLFEYQGMKRALALHKSTRKAALALQMSQPTLVRRMKQFDQKFRNDL; encoded by the coding sequence TTGCCTTTTATCGATATGCTGATGCAAAAAGACCTCGACAATCTTCTGGACCTCTTTTACGACGGTGTTATTATTACCGATCGGAATGGAACGATTGTCAAAGTAAATAAGGCCTATCAGCGATTGACCGCGACATCTGCAGATCAACTGATCGGTATGGATATTCGCGATACTGTAGGAGTTCAACTGCACAGCAACGAATCGAGCACGATGCGCGTGCTGGAAGAAAAACGGCCCGTAACGATCATACAAAGAGCGAGATTGGACCATGAGTTCAAAGAGTTAATGACGACAGGAATGCCAATGTTTAATGAGCAGCATGAGATTGAGTTCGTCGTGAATTGCGTGCGGGACATGACAGAACTGAGCCAGTTGAAATGGCATCTAAACGAGATTGAGAAAATGAATCGGAATTATCTGGAGGAAATTAAAACCTTAAAGCAGATGCAGGTGCATGAAAATGGATTGGTTGTGTACAGCAAAGCCATGCTCGATGTCAGGGAGGCGGCTCTCAAAGTCGCTGCTGTAGATTCACCGGTGATGCTTCGCGGGGAATCAGGGGTCGGCAAGGAAGTCATCGCCAAATTCATTCATCGCAATAGCAAACGTGCTAAAGGGGCATTTATCAAAGTCAATTGTGGGGCGATTCCGGCGTCCCTGATGGAAAGTGAGTTCTTCGGCTATGAAGCTGGTGCGTTCACAGGTGCCAATAAAGAAGGCAAAGCAGGTTTTTTTGAGCTGGCCGACAAAGGTACGTTATTTTTGGACGAAATTGGCGATATGCCGCTGGATTTGCAAGTAAAATTGCTGCGCGTCCTGGAAGAACAGGAATTCCGTCGGGTAGGCGGTGTCAAGACAATACGCTCCGATGTGCGCATTATTGCGGCAACCAATCAAGAGCTGGAAACCATGGTGGAGCAGAAGACATTTCGCAAAGATTTGTATTATCGTCTCCAAGTATATCCCATCGTGATCCCACCGCTACGCGAACGAAAAGAAGAAATTCCGTTGTTCATCGAACATTTTCTGAAAAACTATCAAGAGAAAAATGCGATCCAAATTCAAATCACCTTAGAAGCCGTCCAGCTTCTTTGTCAGCATAATTGGCCAGGCAATATTCGGGAGTTGATCAATGTCTTGGAACGTATGGCCATCACGTGCGACAACAATACGATCCTGCCGGAGCATTTGCCTCGTGAGCTGTTTGGCAATCTCGGAAAAATTATTCCCAAGACCTTTCAGGAAGAAATAGATCTATTTGAGTATCAGGGAATGAAACGAGCACTTGCGCTGCATAAATCAACCAGAAAAGCAGCCTTGGCCTTGCAGATGAGTCAACCTACCTTAGTGAGAAGAATGAAGCAGTTTGATCAGAAATTCAGGAATGATCTATAA
- a CDS encoding DUF3311 domain-containing protein, protein MKFIHVLGLIPFIGMLGGLPFANKVSSFVLGLPFLLFWIVLWVILTSVVMVLVNYLDPANREEEA, encoded by the coding sequence TTGAAATTCATTCATGTATTGGGACTCATCCCCTTTATCGGAATGCTTGGCGGACTTCCTTTTGCCAACAAGGTATCTTCGTTTGTACTGGGTCTGCCCTTTCTACTCTTCTGGATCGTGCTTTGGGTCATTCTAACCTCTGTGGTAATGGTCCTTGTCAATTACCTGGATCCAGCCAATCGAGAGGAGGAAGCTTGA
- a CDS encoding sodium:solute symporter family protein, which translates to MVSLVITFAFLAAAIFLAIRSTRGKKMNLEQWAVGGRGFGTVFVFLLLAGEFFTTFTFLGGSGMIYQVGSPAYYVLAYMTLAYVFSYYLLPPIWRYAKEHGIVSISDFFRFKYNSSSLGLLVSIVGIIASVPVVVLQLKGLGIIVSETSYGMISPTLAVWIGTIAVTVYVMISGIHGAAWTAIIKDFTIIAVVVFLGLYLPYHYYGGIEPMFKAVQAAKPAHLSFPDSGQSLSWVISTVLMTSVGFYMQPGLFAAALSAKSAKVFRRNTMVMPLYTLLLMFVFFVGYTAILQVPGLKGAEGDLSLLRLSIQTFDPWFIGVIGGVGLLTALVPTSVILLTIGTLFAKNVYQPLFKPNNESQVAKVAKLTVPVVAFISLYFVINGGNALYALLLMSFSLITQLFPSLLFSLLPNNRINKHGATWGILVGVATVAYITISGSTISSLFPAFPQAVKDLNSGLIALFANVIVTLLISVLTSKSSAENKPLPSEMY; encoded by the coding sequence ATGGTTAGCTTGGTTATCACCTTTGCCTTTTTAGCGGCGGCGATTTTTCTCGCCATTCGATCGACTAGGGGCAAAAAAATGAATCTGGAGCAATGGGCTGTTGGAGGTCGCGGTTTTGGAACCGTTTTCGTCTTTCTCTTGCTCGCAGGCGAGTTCTTTACGACCTTCACGTTCTTAGGCGGTAGCGGGATGATCTATCAGGTAGGCTCCCCTGCCTATTATGTGCTTGCGTACATGACATTGGCCTACGTCTTCTCGTACTATCTGCTCCCTCCTATTTGGCGATATGCCAAAGAACACGGAATCGTCTCCATCTCAGACTTTTTCCGGTTCAAATACAACAGCTCCTCCCTTGGCTTGCTGGTCTCTATCGTGGGTATCATCGCGTCTGTTCCGGTTGTTGTCCTTCAGTTAAAAGGGCTTGGCATCATCGTTTCAGAAACCTCCTACGGGATGATTTCTCCTACGCTTGCTGTGTGGATCGGAACGATTGCTGTAACCGTATACGTCATGATCTCTGGTATCCACGGCGCAGCCTGGACTGCCATCATCAAGGACTTCACGATCATTGCCGTTGTCGTGTTTTTGGGACTGTATTTGCCCTACCACTACTACGGGGGCATCGAGCCGATGTTCAAAGCCGTACAAGCAGCAAAGCCGGCTCATCTGTCCTTCCCTGACAGCGGGCAGAGCTTGAGCTGGGTCATTTCGACCGTTTTGATGACCTCTGTTGGTTTTTATATGCAGCCAGGACTTTTTGCTGCGGCACTCTCTGCCAAAAGCGCGAAGGTATTCCGACGCAACACGATGGTCATGCCGTTGTACACCCTGCTTTTGATGTTCGTCTTTTTCGTTGGCTATACGGCCATCCTGCAAGTTCCGGGGCTCAAAGGCGCAGAGGGCGACCTGTCCTTACTGAGGCTCTCCATCCAGACCTTTGATCCGTGGTTTATCGGGGTGATTGGCGGGGTTGGATTGTTGACGGCTTTGGTGCCAACCTCTGTCATACTGCTGACTATCGGTACACTCTTTGCGAAAAACGTCTATCAGCCATTGTTCAAACCAAACAACGAGTCCCAGGTAGCCAAAGTGGCAAAATTGACGGTTCCGGTTGTAGCGTTTATCTCCCTTTACTTTGTCATCAATGGCGGAAATGCCCTGTACGCGTTGCTACTGATGTCGTTCAGTCTGATTACACAGCTCTTTCCTTCACTGCTGTTCAGTTTGCTTCCCAACAATCGAATCAACAAGCATGGCGCCACCTGGGGGATTCTCGTTGGAGTCGCAACAGTCGCTTACATCACGATTTCCGGATCGACAATCAGCTCGCTTTTCCCTGCGTTCCCTCAAGCTGTGAAAGACTTGAACAGCGGATTGATTGCGCTTTTCGCGAATGTGATCGTGACTTTACTCATCAGTGTTCTTACATCTAAAAGTTCTGCAGAAAACAAACCGTTGCCATCTGAGATGTACTAG
- a CDS encoding C45 family autoproteolytic acyltransferase/hydolase: MKAFQHIRVSGPAFERGKQLGELAKQQIIHNIETYKALFWEMAHVKWDAARDYAVKYISVIESYDPEILQEIKGISEGSGQDLLDLITLNARSEMITNLAGSDTPSDGCTSMAAVPEVTKNQEMLLGQNWDWNNKVKPGMIVLEIVQAPRPKILMVTEAGIVGKIGMNSSGIGVCLNFLGTSERTIGVPIHIILRGILNSTTLPQAVGQVARMNRGTSANYLIAHKEGEALNVEASPTNYDVLYPAEGWLVHANHFIGPRSINIQDTARIMSPDSHLRQGRASKLLSQYGNAIDSKAFRKIFCDHAGSPDGICRHGETKPPDLGRPLISSTVFSIIMNLSQGTFELAEGQPCENPYEVYQFISEA; encoded by the coding sequence ATGAAAGCGTTTCAACATATACGTGTAAGTGGTCCTGCCTTTGAACGAGGGAAACAACTTGGTGAGCTGGCGAAACAACAGATCATTCACAATATCGAGACGTACAAAGCCCTGTTTTGGGAGATGGCGCATGTAAAATGGGACGCTGCTCGCGACTACGCTGTCAAGTATATCTCAGTCATCGAAAGCTACGACCCTGAGATTTTGCAGGAGATCAAAGGAATCAGTGAAGGCTCTGGACAAGACTTGCTCGATCTGATCACACTCAATGCAAGAAGTGAAATGATCACCAATCTGGCAGGAAGCGATACCCCTTCTGACGGATGCACCAGTATGGCTGCTGTTCCCGAAGTAACGAAAAATCAGGAGATGCTGCTCGGTCAAAACTGGGATTGGAACAACAAGGTCAAGCCCGGGATGATCGTCCTGGAAATCGTTCAGGCGCCAAGACCGAAAATTTTAATGGTCACGGAAGCAGGTATCGTAGGCAAAATCGGCATGAACAGTTCTGGAATCGGCGTCTGCCTGAACTTCCTCGGGACGTCCGAGCGTACCATCGGGGTCCCCATCCATATTATCCTGCGAGGGATCCTGAACAGCACGACCCTTCCTCAAGCAGTCGGTCAAGTAGCTCGTATGAACCGCGGGACTTCAGCCAACTACCTGATCGCCCACAAGGAAGGTGAAGCTCTAAATGTCGAAGCTTCTCCGACCAACTACGATGTGCTTTACCCGGCGGAAGGCTGGCTGGTTCACGCCAATCATTTTATCGGACCGCGCTCGATAAACATTCAGGATACGGCGAGGATCATGTCACCTGATTCACACTTGCGGCAGGGAAGAGCCAGCAAGCTTTTGTCGCAATATGGAAACGCCATTGACTCGAAAGCTTTTCGAAAGATATTCTGCGATCACGCAGGCAGTCCGGATGGTATCTGCAGACACGGAGAGACGAAACCACCTGATCTTGGTCGGCCCCTCATCTCCAGCACCGTTTTTTCCATCATTATGAACTTGTCTCAAGGAACCTTTGAACTGGCGGAAGGGCAGCCTTGCGAGAATCCATATGAAGTATATCAATTTATTTCCGAAGCATAA
- a CDS encoding DMT family transporter, whose amino-acid sequence MRLQLRADLMLLMITFFWGGSILLTKIGLDYLQEYNLISLRFTLAFLLSGIVFYKHLIKTDFKTVKYAFILSCILFIVYVFATFGTKYTSVSNAGFLFSLTVIFIPLLSSIFLKQTPEKKVVFGIVLSIVGIGLLTLHNQFKIGFGDLFCILCALFYAVHIMVTGAVAKHVNSISLGVLQLGFVGLFSIIFSIFMEKPRLPENYESWFAILALSIFCTGIAFIVQIIAQQHTSPTHAGLIFTLEPVFSSVFAFFFTGETLTSRGYLGALLLLISVLIAELDFKSLLKQNYKKNME is encoded by the coding sequence ATGAGATTACAACTTAGAGCTGATTTAATGCTGCTAATGATTACATTTTTTTGGGGTGGATCGATTTTACTTACAAAAATTGGGCTCGACTATCTGCAAGAATATAATTTAATATCATTACGTTTCACTCTTGCATTTCTTTTATCAGGGATTGTATTTTACAAGCACTTAATTAAGACTGATTTTAAAACAGTAAAATATGCTTTTATATTGTCGTGTATATTGTTTATTGTTTATGTGTTTGCGACTTTCGGTACGAAGTATACATCCGTCTCTAATGCAGGTTTTTTATTTAGTCTCACAGTTATATTTATACCATTATTATCTTCTATATTCTTAAAACAAACGCCTGAAAAAAAAGTTGTCTTCGGAATTGTTTTATCAATAGTAGGAATAGGTCTATTAACCTTACATAACCAATTTAAGATAGGTTTTGGTGATCTGTTTTGTATTCTTTGTGCTTTATTCTATGCCGTTCATATCATGGTTACAGGAGCAGTGGCTAAGCATGTAAATTCCATTTCCCTTGGAGTTTTACAACTTGGTTTTGTTGGACTGTTTAGTATTATTTTCTCTATTTTTATGGAAAAACCAAGACTTCCCGAAAATTATGAGTCATGGTTTGCAATCTTGGCATTAAGTATATTTTGTACAGGAATCGCTTTCATTGTTCAAATCATTGCCCAGCAACATACCAGTCCAACCCATGCAGGTCTTATTTTTACATTGGAACCTGTTTTTTCCTCTGTTTTTGCTTTCTTTTTCACGGGTGAAACTCTCACATCTAGAGGTTATTTAGGGGCATTACTCTTATTAATAAGTGTTCTAATTGCTGAACTAGATTTTAAAAGTTTATTAAAACAAAATTATAAGAAGAATATGGAATAG